The Coffea arabica cultivar ET-39 chromosome 2c, Coffea Arabica ET-39 HiFi, whole genome shotgun sequence genome includes the window CGGGCCTGGATGAATTTCTAGTATATAATTTTGAAGAACTCGTCCATAGCACAAAAATTTTATGCATGAAATAGATGGACCAAGAATTCAGATCTTTACAAAGTTTATTCTCAAAAATACTATTTATTTACCCCAAGATTTTTATAACATATCAATTTGCGCCCCGTTATTATGTTACAGTGCACATTGTTGCTCCAGGGAAAAAAGAAGATACCCTCTGCAGGCTGTGTCCAATCGCTCAGAACTCAAGCAAACTGTAAAAGGAACACCAAAATCATACTTGATTTTTGGTATTCATTGATCATAATTTGGTCTTAATGAACGTGACAATTGCTCCAGTTTGCTGAAACGAGAGAAAATTGACTTGTTTCTTAAGATATGCATAATTGGAATTGAAGGTTATGATTTGGTTAGCAAACAAATTTGCTCTATTTGGAaaatagtattattctttaccTATGTTTTTCAATGAACATTTTTTATATTGTGAATGGCTTTTTTATCTCGCATATATCATGTGATAAAAAGTATCACATTaaataataccaaaaaaaaaaaaaatgaaccttGGATGGTCTCATGTTTCTTTGCAGGGAATGCATTGAAAGGCAAGTTAGGGACTCCTGCATTCTTGGAGAACTGGATCACTACACTCACCTCTTTAACGGCTGGCGAATCAGCCTTCAATGTCACATTTGACTGGGATGAAGAAGTTGGAGCTCCAGGAGCTTTTATCATAAAGAACCTTCACCATAATGAGTTTTACCTTAAAACAGTAACTCTAGAAGATGTTCCGGGACATGAGCGTATCCATTTTGTTTGCAACTCTTGGGTTTATCCAGCTGATAAATACAAAACAGACCGCATTTTCTTCTCTAATCAGGTATTAGGTGTTAACATGTTAAACACAGAATGGCAGAATACCTGAtagaagagatttttggtctCTGAGGTGGTGCAGTAAAAAGGATATTGGAAAACAAAGATAGGCATTGTGGAATTAAATTCTTGGATGGGTAAAAGGGAAATAGCTTTGCATGGTCTTAAGTTAATAGATGTTCTCCCTTTCAGTGTTTTGATCTTGATCAGCTGGAGACATCATTTCTATGAGCTTGAGTTAGTTTTAGCTCACTGATTCTTGACAACACGTTCATGAATGTTTTCCTGGATAAAATGGAGTCTTTTTGTTACACTGAGCACATAACTGTTATGCTTCTGCAGGCATATCTTCCACATAATACTCCAGAACCACTGAAGTTCTATAGGGAAGCAGAATTAGTAAACCTGAGAGGAGATGGAACTGGAGAGCGCAAGGAATGGGACAGGATATATGATTATGCTTATTACAATGATCTGGGAGATCCTGACAAGAATGATCCAAGCTATGTCCGTCCAGTCCTGGGAGGATCTGTTGAATATCCTTACCCTCGCAGGGGAAGAACAGGGAGACCACCCACTAAGACTGGTCAGTTTATCATAATTGTAACATAGTTCAAGCAATATTGCCAATAGAGTTTGATGACATATTCAGAATTCTCCAAAACGTTGAGCCCTGAActcattttgattttttccaTCTCCTGCATCAGATCCTAAATCTGAGAGCAGGTTGCCACTGCTTATGAGCCTAAATATTTATGTGCCAAGAGATGAGCGATTCGGACACTTGAAGATGTCAGACTTCCTTGCTTATGGATTAAAATCCATTTCTCAGTTACTTTCCTCTGAATTGGAGGCTCAATTTGACAGCACACCAAGCGAGTTTGACAGCTTTGAAGATATGCAGAAAATCTACGAAGGAGGAATCAAGCTACCTAAAAGCTTAACTGAAAACATCTCTCTCGAGATTCTCAAGCAAGTTCTGCCAACAGATGGTGAAGGACTTCTAAAATATCCATTGCCAAAGATTATTGAAGGTAATCCAGAAGTTCCAGTTTCCTATTGCTTTCTCTATCTTCCACTTTTGTTAGTCACTATATACGTAAAGATGTGGAAATCCTTTCAAAAGATGCCACTTATGATGCCCAGGACTTCTAATGGTTTTGCTACAGGGGATAGATCTGCATGGAGGACAGATGAAGAATTTGCAAGAGAAATGCTTGCTGGATTGAATCCTGTGATAATCAGTGCCCTCAAGGTAGACTTCAAACCCTATTAGAAATTGCAAATATGGACTATGCACAGAGACATATAATTTCCTACATTTCACAGCATTTGCTGATATACTTTTTATTTTCTCCAGGAGTTCCCTCCAGTGAGCAAGATAGATCCTAATGTCTATGGAAATCATACTAGTACAATAACCAGAGAACACATTGAGAATAAACTTGATGGATTGACAGTTGAAGAGGTATGAATAATAGCTCAATTTGGATCCCATTGACATGTTCGATCAAGATATTGGTTCTCATGAGAACAGATTTTACTCATCACTCAGTGATTCAAAATTCTGTAACATTTTCTCTCAACAGGCAATCAAAACAAATCGTCTTTTCATTCTGAACCACCATGACACAATTATGCCATATCTGAGGCGAATAAATGCTACACCTACGAAAACTTATGCTTCAAGGACATTGCTCTTTCTGCATGAAAATGGAACTTTAAAGCCAGTAGCAATTGAATTAAGCTTGCCACATCCAGATGGAGATCAATTTGGTGCTATTAGCGAAGTATATACACCTGCTGAACAAGGAGTTGAGAATGCCATTTGGCAACTGGCTAAAGCTTATGTTGCAGTAAATGACTCGGGCATTCATCAGCTCATCACACACTGGTATAAGACATTTTGTAAAAGCTTCGGTTATTATTGATGCAAAGTAATTTTCTAATCTGAAAATAGTTGATGTTCACACACTTCATTCTGGTTACAGGTTGCGCACACATGCAGTAATTGAGCCAATTGTGATTGCAACAAACAGGCAGCTAAGTGTGCTTCACCCTATTTATAAGCTTCTCCATCCTCACTTCCGCGACACGATGAACATAAATGCTATAGCTCGTCAGATTCTGACTAATGCAAAAGGAGTTGTTGAAAGCACACTTTTCCCTTCAAGGTATGCGATGGAAATGTCATCCTTTCTTTACAGGGATTGGGTGTTTCCTGAGGAAGCACTTCCTGCTGATCTTGTTAAAAGGcaagtttcaaaatttaactttttcttCTGTGATCTGATGAATGTCTGCATGATATAATTTGAGTGGAAATTTTGAAGTTATCAATGAATGTCTTACTTTTGTTTCCATTTCCCTCAGAAAAATGGCAGTCAAGGATTCAACTTCCCCTTTTGGCCTTCGCTTACTAATTGAGGATTATCCTTATGCTGTCGATGGCTTGAAGATTTGGTCAGCTATCAAAACATGGGTGACAGACTACTGCTCCTTTTACTACAAAAGTGATCAGATGATTCAAGAAGACATTGAACTCCAATCCTGGTGGAAAGAAGTAAGAGAAAAAGGGCATGCTGACAAGAAAGATGAACCATGGTGGCCACGAATGAAGACCATCACTGAACTAATTGACTCATGCACTATAATAATATGGTTGTCTTCTGCTCTTCATGCagcaactaattttggtcaGTGGCCATATGCTGGTTATCAGCCAAATCGCCCTACCACAAGCCGCAGATTCATGCCTGAACCTGGTACTCTTGAGTATGAAGAGCTGAAGTCTAATCCTGATaaggctttcttgaaaactatCACACCCCAATTCCAGACTCTACTTGGTCTTTCTACCATTGAGATTTTATCCAGGCACACTACCGATGAAGTTTATCTCGGCCAAAGGGAGAATCCTCAATGGACAAAGGACACAGAACCACTTGAAGCTTTTAAAAGATTTGGACAAACTCTGTCTGAAATTGAGGATCAAATTCTACAGATGAATGGTGATCCAAAGTGGAGAAACAGGGTTGGACCAGTTAATATACCATATACATTACTTTTCCCTACAAGTGATAGTGGAATAACTGGCAGAGGAATTCCAAATAGTATAGCAATATGATTCCAAATGGTTACAGCTAGAGTACAAAATAAAGTGTCCGTAAAATTGTCTAAAAGTATCAATTATCATTTGCATACTGGTCAGATAGCATGTGTGACGATGTACGCGTTGCATTATGAATGAACCTCAAACTGTTGCTTTTGTACACTTTAAACTTACTATAGGGCATCAGTTTGTTACTCAAATTTCTTGCGTGGCCCTAAAATTGTAACTTCATATATGTATTGTGTTATTCATTTAGTTATTGCGTTTTCAATAATGAAGTAAGTCACAACTTATAAGTATACAAATGCAATATCTCTGCTGTATTTATGTTGCTTTGATGCTCATGCTTCAGGTGAATACTACGTCAGATTTATCCCTTTAAACAACGAACGTGCAAGAATCTTGAAAAGG containing:
- the LOC113727625 gene encoding probable linoleate 9S-lipoxygenase 5, whose amino-acid sequence is MLNKFVAAITGKHDHETKKKIKGTVVLMKKNVLDFNDFTASVVDRLDEFLGRKVYLQLISSVKADHSGNALKGKLGTPAFLENWITTLTSLTAGESAFNVTFDWDEEVGAPGAFIIKNLHHNEFYLKTVTLEDVPGHERIHFVCNSWVYPADKYKTDRIFFSNQAYLPHNTPEPLKFYREAELVNLRGDGTGERKEWDRIYDYAYYNDLGDPDKNDPSYVRPVLGGSVEYPYPRRGRTGRPPTKTDPKSESRLPLLMSLNIYVPRDERFGHLKMSDFLAYGLKSISQLLSSELEAQFDSTPSEFDSFEDMQKIYEGGIKLPKSLTENISLEILKQVLPTDGEGLLKYPLPKIIEGDRSAWRTDEEFAREMLAGLNPVIISALKEFPPVSKIDPNVYGNHTSTITREHIENKLDGLTVEEAIKTNRLFILNHHDTIMPYLRRINATPTKTYASRTLLFLHENGTLKPVAIELSLPHPDGDQFGAISEVYTPAEQGVENAIWQLAKAYVAVNDSGIHQLITHWLRTHAVIEPIVIATNRQLSVLHPIYKLLHPHFRDTMNINAIARQILTNAKGVVESTLFPSRYAMEMSSFLYRDWVFPEEALPADLVKRKMAVKDSTSPFGLRLLIEDYPYAVDGLKIWSAIKTWVTDYCSFYYKSDQMIQEDIELQSWWKEVREKGHADKKDEPWWPRMKTITELIDSCTIIIWLSSALHAATNFGQWPYAGYQPNRPTTSRRFMPEPGTLEYEELKSNPDKAFLKTITPQFQTLLGLSTIEILSRHTTDEVYLGQRENPQWTKDTEPLEAFKRFGQTLSEIEDQILQMNGDPKWRNRVGPVNIPYTLLFPTSDSGITGRGIPNSIAI